The Populus alba chromosome 6, ASM523922v2, whole genome shotgun sequence genome contains a region encoding:
- the LOC118048303 gene encoding auxin response factor 18, producing MITFMEAKDKLKEEADKCLDSQLWHACAGGMVQMPAVNSKVFYFPQGHAEHACEPVDFRNLPRVSHILCRVSDIKFMADPETDEVFAKIRLVPINYNELDLNDQEVAVNGGMEAAQDNNKPVSFAKTLTQSDANNGGGFSVPRYCAEMIFPRLDYTADPPVQTLLAKDVHGETWKFRHIYRGTPRRHLLTTGWSPFVNHKKLIAGDSVVFFRAENGDLCVGVRRAKRASGGGPESLWNPAGGSSAVPGGGFGAFLREDEHKLMRSGSGNGNGSKSNESLMGQGKVRAESVIQAVTLAANGLPFEVVYYPRANTPEFCVKASMVKTAMQIRWCSGMRFKMAFETEDSSRISWFMGTVCSVQAADSLWWPHSPWRLLQVTWDEPDLLQNVKRVSPWLVELASNMAAIHFPPFSSPRKKLRLPQHLDFPIDGQFPMPIFSGNFLGPSSSFDCLPHNTPAGMQGARHAHYGLPLSDPHLNKLQTGLLRTGFPPLLDHTASFTKASNVQTIPKPSMCEDVSCELTMSHSTQTSKKAVDAKIPQLVLFGQAIVAEQQISLSCPGNAASPVLTGNSSSEGNLDKMANFSDGSVSTLHRRGLPECSSCEELQWSKDKHRKSEPSLETGHCKVFLDSEDVGRTLDLSLLGSYEELYRKLADMFGLRNSEKFGNVLYRDINGITKHIGEEPFSDFFKTARRLTIVTDSSSGNVGI from the exons ATGATAACGTTCATGGAAGCAAAAGATAAATTGAAGGAAGAAGCTGACAAGTGCTTAGATTCTCAGTTATGGCATGCCTGCGCCGGTGGCATGGTCCAAATGCCGGCGGTGAATTCTAAGGTCTTCTACTTCCCTCAAGGGCATGCCGAGCATGCGTGTGAGCCCGTTGATTTCAGGAACTTGCCCCGTGTTTCTCATATTCTATGCAGGGTCTCGGATATCAAATTCATGGCTGATCCTGAAACTGATGAGGTCTTCGCTAAAATTAGGTTGGTTCCAATTAACTATAATGAACTCGATTTGAATGACCAAGAAGTTGCAGTTAATGGTGGAATGGAAGCCGCGCAAGACAATAATAAACCGGTTTCTTTTGCCAAGACACTGACTCAATCTGATGCAAATAACGGCGGAGGTTTCTCCGTTCCAAGGTACTGTGCTGAGATGATTTTTCCACGGTTGGATTACACAGCAGATCCACCCGTGCAGACCCTTCTTGCTAAGGATGTTCACGGTGAGACATGGAAGTTTAGGCATATCTATAGAGGGACACCGAGAAGGCATCTTTTGACAACTGGATGGAGCCCATTTGTGAATCACAAGAAGCTTATTGCTGGTGATTCTGTTGTCTTTTTTAGGGCAGAAAATGGAGATCTTTGCGTTGGTGTTCGAAGAGCTAAGAGGGCGAGTGGTGGTGGACCTGAGTCCTTGTGGAATCCGGCTGGTGGGAGTTCTGCAGTGCCTGGTGGGGGTTTTGGTGCGTTCTTGAGGGAAGATGAGCATAAGTTGATGAGAAGCGGAAGTGGTAATGGCAATGGTTCAAAGTCAAACGAAAGTTTGATGGGACAAGGGAAAGTAAGGGCTGAATCGGTTATTCAAGCTGTTACTCTTGCTGCAAATGGTCTGCCTTTTGAGGTGGTTTACTACCCTCGAGCCAATACTCCCGAGTTCTGTGTGAAGGCCTCTATGGTAAAAACAGCAATGCAGATCCGGTGGTGTTCGGGGATGCGGTTCAAGATGGCCTTTGAAACCGAGGACTCTTCCCGGATTAGTTGGTTCATGGGTACTGTTTGTTCTGTTCAGGCTGCTGATTCTCTTTGGTGGCCGCATTCACCATGGAGACTTCTCCAG GTTACATGGGATGAGCCTGATTTGCTTCAAAATGTGAAACGTGTTAGCCCATGGCTAGTGGAATTGGCATCGAATATGGCTGCTATTCATTTCCCCCCCTTCTCATCACCAAGGAAGAAGTTGAGACTTCCACAACACCTGGATTTTCCCATTGACGGTCAATTTCCAATGCCGATATTTTCCGGCAACTTCCTTGGGCCCAGCAGTTCCTTTGATTGTCTACCCCACAACACTCCTGCTGGCATGCAGGGAGCCAGGCATGCTCATTATGGTCTACCACTATCAGATCCCCACCTCAATAAACTGCAAACAGGTCTGCTTCGGACTGGTTTTCCACCATTGCTTGATCATACTGCTTCATTCACTAAAGCCTCAAATGTCCAAACCATTCCAAAGCCTAGCATGTGTGAAGATGTTTCTTGTGAGCTGACAATGTCACATTCTACCCAGACTTCAAAGAAAGCTGTTGATGCGAAGATACCTCAGCTTGTACTTTTTGGTCAAGCAATAGTTGCTGAGCAGCAGATATCTCTTAGCTGCCCTGGTAATGCTGCCTCACCAGTTCTTACTGGAAATAGTTCTTCTGAAGGAAACTTAGATAAGATGGCAAATTTTTCTGATGGCTCTGTGTCCACTCTTCATCGCCGAGGCCTACCAGAGTGCTCCTCATGTGAAGAATTGCAATGGAGCAAGGACAAGCACCGAAAGAGTGAGCCATCTTTAGAGACTGGTCACTGCAAAGTCTTCCTGGACTCAGAAGATGTAGGTCGCACACTTGACCTTTCATTGCTTGGATCTTATGAAGAATTGTACAGAAAGCTGGCTGACATGTTTGGCCTAAGGAATTCCGAGAAATTTGGCAATGTGCTTTACCGTGACATTAATGGCATTACCAAACACATTGGTGAGGAACCATTCAG TGACTTCTTCAAAACAGCAAGGAGGCTGACAATTGTAACAGATTCAAGCAGTGGCAATGTAGGGATTTAG